The following is a genomic window from Streptomyces lincolnensis.
AACGCGACTACCGCGTCGCGACGGAGCCCGAACTGCGCTGCGGCATCTACCTCCAGGGCGGCACCGAGCACACGCACGGCATCACCTCGTCCCTGCTGTCCAACACCGCGATCAGGGTCGGTGAGATCCTCGACTCGATCCTCGACCGGGACCGCAAACCCGCCTCCGACGAAGCGCGGCCGGTCGCCGACGAGATCGGCAGCACGGCACGCTGAGCACGCCGCCGCACCCGCGGCACTGCACACCCGGGGAGCCGCCGACCGGAGCACGGTCGGCGGCCACTCCGGTCGATCAAAGGGATAACGTACGTCGCCATGGGCACGACTACTGTGGAACGCCCCGCGCCCGGGGGGACAAAAGGGGCCCGTCGGCGGCGGGTTGTGGGCTTGGCCACGCTGGTCGTGATCCTCGTGGTCACGGGGGCGGTGTCCCTGGCCGTCGGTGCGCGCGCGTTGAGTCCCGCCGAGGTCTGGCACGGGCTGTTCGCGGAGCCGGACCCCGACCGTCGGCTCACCGAGATCAGACTCATCGTGGAGACCGTGCGGGTGCCCCGGACGGTCCTCGCGATCGTGTCGGGCATCGCCCTGGGGGTCGGCGGAGCGCTGATCCAGGGATACACGCGCAACCCGATCGCCGACACGGGTCTGCTGGGGGTGAACACCGGCGCCTCGTTCGCCGTGGTGACGGTGATCGCCGTGTTCGGGTTCTCCAACCCGTTCCAGTACGTCTGGTTCGCCTTCCTGGGAGCGGCCGTCGCCGGCGTCGTCGTCTTCGGGCTGGCGAGCATCGGCCGGGGCGCCGGCAACCCCTTGACGCTCGCGCTGGCCGGGCAGGGGATCACGGTGTTCCTCGCGGCGATGACCACCGCGGTCGCGCTGTCGGACCAGGCGTCGCTGAACGCGCTGCGGTTCTGGAGGGCGGGCTCCGTGGCCGGGGTCGGATTCGACGTCATCTGGCCGGTGACCGCGTTCATCGCCGCCGGGCTGGTGGCGGCGCTGACCACCTTGCCCGCCATCAACCTGCTCAACCTCGGCGACGACGTGGCGCGAGGACTGGGAGTGAACATCGCGCTGAGCCGGATCGTCGGCATCGTCGCCATC
Proteins encoded in this region:
- a CDS encoding FecCD family ABC transporter permease, producing the protein MGTTTVERPAPGGTKGARRRRVVGLATLVVILVVTGAVSLAVGARALSPAEVWHGLFAEPDPDRRLTEIRLIVETVRVPRTVLAIVSGIALGVGGALIQGYTRNPIADTGLLGVNTGASFAVVTVIAVFGFSNPFQYVWFAFLGAAVAGVVVFGLASIGRGAGNPLTLALAGQGITVFLAAMTTAVALSDQASLNALRFWRAGSVAGVGFDVIWPVTAFIAAGLVAALTTLPAINLLNLGDDVARGLGVNIALSRIVGIVAITLLAGAATAACGPIAFLGLMVAHVARYLTGPDYRWLVPYAGLLGAIVLLVCDIVGRLVVRPGELDAGVVVALLGAPFFAGLVWRGKFKSA